In the Mycolicibacter sp. MU0102 genome, one interval contains:
- a CDS encoding esterase family protein has product MKSVEKLRNAASRLPRRLMVAAVGAALLSGLVGAVGGAGNASAFSRPGLPVEYLQVPSAAMGREIKVQFQPGGTHAVYLLDGLRAQDDFNGWDINTPAFEEYYQSGLSVIMPVGGQSSFYSDWYQPACGKAGCQTYKWETFLSRELPTWLQANKSVSPFGNAVVGLSMAGSSSLTLAAYYPQQFPYAAALSGFLNPSEGWWPTLIGMAMSDAGGYNASNMWGPSSDPAWKRNDPMVQIPRLVANRTRIWIYCGNGTPSELGGDNLPAKFLEGMTLSTNKTFQQNYTAAGGNNGVFNFPADGTHDWPYWNQQLVAMKADIQRTLGVGIDPT; this is encoded by the coding sequence ATGAAGAGCGTTGAGAAGTTACGTAACGCGGCCAGTCGGCTACCGCGCCGGCTGATGGTCGCGGCGGTGGGGGCCGCGCTGCTGAGCGGCCTCGTCGGGGCTGTCGGCGGTGCGGGTAACGCGTCAGCGTTCTCCCGCCCGGGCCTGCCGGTGGAGTACCTCCAGGTGCCGTCTGCGGCGATGGGCCGGGAGATCAAGGTGCAGTTCCAGCCCGGCGGCACCCACGCCGTCTACCTGCTGGACGGCCTACGCGCCCAGGACGACTTCAACGGCTGGGACATCAACACCCCGGCGTTCGAGGAGTACTACCAGTCCGGGTTGTCGGTGATCATGCCGGTGGGCGGGCAGTCCAGCTTCTACTCCGACTGGTACCAGCCCGCGTGCGGTAAAGCCGGCTGCCAGACCTACAAGTGGGAGACCTTCCTGAGCCGGGAGCTGCCGACCTGGCTGCAGGCCAACAAGAGCGTGTCACCGTTCGGCAACGCCGTCGTCGGCCTCTCGATGGCGGGCAGCTCGTCGCTGACACTGGCCGCCTACTACCCGCAGCAGTTCCCCTACGCGGCAGCACTTTCCGGCTTCCTGAACCCGTCCGAGGGTTGGTGGCCGACCTTGATCGGGATGGCCATGAGTGACGCCGGCGGCTACAACGCCTCCAACATGTGGGGTCCGTCGTCCGACCCGGCATGGAAGCGCAACGACCCGATGGTGCAGATCCCGCGACTGGTGGCCAACCGCACCCGAATCTGGATCTACTGCGGCAACGGCACGCCCAGCGAGCTCGGCGGCGACAACCTGCCCGCCAAGTTCCTGGAGGGCATGACACTGAGCACCAACAAGACGTTCCAGCAGAACTACACCGCCGCCGGCGGCAACAACGGGGTCTTCAACTTCCCGGCCGACGGCACCCATGACTGGCCGTACTGGAACCAGCAGCTGGTCGCGATGAAGGCCGACATCCAGCGCACCCTGGGCGTGGGCATCGACCCGACCTGA
- a CDS encoding CoA transferase, with product MQASAAQAPGPLAGVRVIEIASFVAVPLAGMTLAQLGCDVVRIDPVGGAADYRRWPVTDDGTSIYWTGLNKGKRSVVADLRAPEGQRVVQQLIADSGVLITNMAGRQWLSYETLVSQRPDLIHLEVLGRADGSTAVDYTINAGVGFPLVTGPSDHAAPINHVLPAWDIACGLHAALAVSAALHRRDHTGEGCRIRLALEDVALGTASALGFLTEAMVNGDRRERIGNAVYGQYGQSFASGDGAAFMVVTLTDRHFRDLAELTGSTKVLAALSQARGIDFGDEGQRYRHRDLLTGLFSGWFAERPAAQIEAALAGTSLLWDRYRSFAEVAADERLRDNPMFATLHQPRVGEYLAAGLPASIDGAHPPAVAAPALGADTEQVLAARLGLSTDEIDRLRQSGAVATD from the coding sequence ATGCAGGCCAGTGCTGCGCAGGCGCCCGGGCCGCTGGCCGGGGTGCGCGTCATCGAGATCGCCAGCTTCGTCGCCGTCCCGCTCGCTGGAATGACGCTGGCACAACTGGGCTGCGACGTGGTGCGGATCGACCCGGTCGGCGGTGCGGCCGACTACCGGCGCTGGCCTGTCACCGATGACGGCACCTCGATCTACTGGACGGGCCTTAACAAGGGTAAGCGCTCCGTGGTCGCCGATCTGCGCGCGCCCGAGGGGCAGCGTGTGGTGCAGCAATTGATCGCCGACAGCGGTGTGCTGATTACGAATATGGCTGGCCGACAGTGGCTTTCCTACGAAACGCTGGTGTCGCAGCGTCCCGACCTGATCCACCTCGAGGTGCTCGGACGCGCCGACGGCTCCACAGCGGTGGATTACACCATCAACGCCGGTGTCGGTTTTCCGCTGGTCACCGGACCCAGCGATCACGCCGCCCCGATCAACCACGTGCTGCCGGCCTGGGATATCGCCTGCGGGCTGCACGCCGCGCTGGCGGTGTCCGCCGCGTTGCACCGTCGCGACCACACCGGCGAGGGCTGCCGGATCCGGCTGGCACTGGAGGACGTGGCGCTGGGCACCGCCAGCGCCCTGGGTTTCCTCACCGAGGCCATGGTGAACGGCGACCGCCGCGAACGTATCGGCAACGCGGTCTACGGGCAGTACGGGCAGAGCTTCGCCAGCGGTGACGGAGCGGCGTTCATGGTCGTCACGCTGACAGATCGACACTTCCGAGACCTTGCCGAGCTGACCGGATCAACGAAAGTACTTGCGGCACTGTCTCAAGCGCGAGGAATCGACTTCGGCGACGAAGGACAGCGCTATCGTCACCGCGACTTGCTGACCGGGCTGTTCAGTGGCTGGTTTGCCGAGCGGCCGGCGGCGCAGATCGAAGCCGCCCTGGCAGGGACGTCGCTGCTGTGGGACCGGTACCGCAGCTTTGCCGAGGTGGCTGCCGATGAGCGCCTACGCGACAACCCGATGTTCGCCACGCTGCATCAGCCCCGGGTGGGGGAGTACTTGGCGGCCGGGCTGCCCGCGTCGATCGACGGCGCCCACCCGCCCGCCGTCGCGGCACCTGCGCTGGGCGCCGACACCGAGCAGGTGCTGGCCGCCCGGCTGGGTCTGAGCACCGACGAGATCGACCGGCTGCGCCAAAGCGGCGCGGTGGCAACGGATTAG
- a CDS encoding YoaK family protein, with translation MLDKRYGSEARLSWVLAGLAGVLAATAYTHSEGYFVTFMTGNAGRAALGLFTDSQWMSISAAALLVSFISGVVIASLCHRHVWRSRPHGALRLTAVSLLAATVTDWIEGGPALPVPLLPILLVAFGVGALNTTFVRDGEVSIPLSYVTGTVVKLGQGIERHISGGSIHDWFFNFMLLTGYISGAVVGGIISVFVGGTWMLATATAICLMATWYSHRYVDRRGLWR, from the coding sequence GTGCTAGATAAACGTTATGGCAGTGAAGCAAGACTGTCGTGGGTTCTTGCTGGGCTGGCCGGTGTGCTGGCTGCCACGGCCTACACCCATTCCGAGGGCTACTTCGTCACCTTCATGACCGGCAACGCCGGGCGCGCGGCGCTGGGCTTGTTCACCGACAGCCAGTGGATGTCGATTTCGGCCGCAGCCCTGTTGGTGTCCTTCATCTCCGGCGTGGTGATCGCCTCGCTGTGCCATCGCCACGTTTGGCGCAGCCGGCCACACGGCGCGTTGCGGTTGACCGCGGTGTCGCTGCTGGCCGCGACCGTGACCGACTGGATCGAGGGCGGGCCCGCGCTGCCGGTGCCCCTGCTGCCGATTCTGCTCGTCGCGTTCGGGGTGGGTGCGCTGAACACCACATTCGTCCGTGACGGCGAAGTGTCGATTCCCCTGAGCTACGTGACCGGCACCGTGGTGAAGCTGGGACAAGGCATCGAGCGCCACATCAGCGGCGGATCCATTCACGACTGGTTCTTCAACTTCATGCTGCTGACCGGCTACATCTCGGGCGCGGTGGTCGGTGGCATTATCAGCGTGTTCGTCGGTGGTACCTGGATGCTGGCTACCGCCACCGCCATCTGCCTGATGGCCACCTGGTACAGCCATCGTTATGTCGACCGCCGCGGGTTGTGGCGCTGA
- a CDS encoding MaoC family dehydratase, translating into MRTFASIDELAACQGQVIGHSDWVTITQDAVNLFADATGDHQWIHVDPERAATGPFGTTIAHGYMTLAMLPQLMAQISRLDGVKLAINYGLNKVRFPAPVPVGSKIRAETSLVEVADVGGGAHQVTFSTTVSIDGSAKPACVAESVVRYVL; encoded by the coding sequence GTGCGCACTTTCGCATCGATCGATGAACTTGCCGCATGCCAGGGCCAGGTGATCGGGCACAGCGACTGGGTGACCATCACCCAGGACGCCGTCAACCTGTTCGCCGACGCAACGGGTGACCATCAGTGGATTCACGTCGACCCCGAGCGTGCGGCCACCGGACCCTTCGGCACCACGATCGCTCACGGGTACATGACCCTGGCCATGCTGCCGCAGCTGATGGCGCAGATCAGCCGCCTCGATGGGGTCAAGTTGGCGATCAACTACGGACTGAACAAGGTGCGCTTCCCGGCGCCGGTGCCGGTCGGCTCCAAGATCCGGGCCGAGACCTCCCTGGTCGAGGTCGCCGATGTGGGCGGTGGTGCCCACCAGGTGACCTTCTCGACCACGGTGTCTATCGATGGCAGCGCCAAGCCGGCCTGCGTCGCTGAGAGTGTCGTGCGCTACGTGCTCTGA
- the gltB gene encoding glutamate synthase large subunit, which translates to MAPSRVGLYNPAFEHDACGVAMVVDIHGRRSRDIVDKSITALLNLEHRGAAGAEPNSGDGAGILIQIPDLFLRAVTDFDLPPEGSYATGIAFLPQSAKESAAACVGMEKIVEAEGLQVLGWREVPIDDSSLGALARDAMPTFRQLFIGGASDMALERRAYVVRKRAEHELGSKGPGQDGPGRESVYFPSLSSRTMVYKGMLTTPQLKAFYPDLADERMQSALGLVHSRFSTNTFPSWPLAHPFRRIAHNGEINTVTGNENWMRAREALIRTDVFGSEGGHRSADKLFPICTPGASDTARFDEVLELLHLGGRSLPHAVLMMIPEAWERHESMDGPTRAFYEYHDSLMEPWDGPASMTFTDGTVVGAVLDRNGLRPSRIWVTEDGLVVMASEAGVLDLDPATVVHRQRLQPGKMFLVDTAAGRIISDREIKSTLAAERPYQQWIDECLIGIGELPPGDAPRMERHRVLLRQHMFGYTYEELNLVLAPMARSGAEPIGSMGTDTPVAVLSARPRLLFDYFQQLFAQVTNPPLDAIREEVITSLQGALGPEGDLLNTGEPTWRQIVLSQPILSNSELAKLLKLSPEQRIGSRGPHGLSTAVISCLYPPAAGGAGLRAALKQVCARASEAIAEGASFLVISDRESDETMAPIPSLLATAAVHHHLVAERTRTKVGLVVESGDAREVHHMAALIGFGAAAVNPYLAFESVEDMLDRGLIEGLDRDKALANYAKAAGKGVLKVMSKMGISTRASYTGAQLFQPIGISQDVLDEYFTGLYCPIGGITLDDVAADVAARHALAYLDRPEERAHRELPVGGEYQWRREGEHHLFNPETVFKLQHSTRSGQYTVFKEYTKLVDDQSERLATLRGLLRFKAGERPPVPLEEVEPATEIVKRFATGAMSYGSISAEAHETLAIAMNRIGGRSNCGEGGEHASRFLPDADGSWRRSAIKQVASARFGVTSEYLVNCTDLQIKIAQGAKPGEGGQLPGNKVYPWIAEVRHATPGVGLISPPPHHDIYSIEDLKQLIHDLKNANPEARIHVKLVAENGVGTVAAGVSKAHADVVLISGHDGGTGAAPLTSLKHAGAPWELGLAETQQTLLLNGLRDRIVVQVDGQLKTGRDVVIAALLGAEEFGFATAPLVVSGCIMMRVCHLDTCPVGVATQNPELRERFSGQPEFVENFFWFIAEEVREYLAALGFRTINEAVGQVNALDTTLARAHWKAHKLDLGPVLHEPESAFMNQDLYCTSGQDHGLDKALDQQLIVMSREALDAGTPVKFTSAISNVNRTVGTMLGYEVTKAYGAQGLPNGTIDITFTGSAGNSFGAFLPPGINLRVFGDANDYVAKGLSGGRIVVRPPLDAPDGYVAEENIIGGNVILFGATSGEVFLRGVVGERFAVRNSGAIAVVEGVGDHGCEYMTGGKVVVLGPTGRNFAAGMSGGVAYVYDPDRQLGDRLNTEMVDLDTFDDFDADDVAWLRDVLAAHAAATDSVPARAILADWANRGRDFVKVMPRDYRRVLVAVAEAKASGTDPEEAIMAAAHG; encoded by the coding sequence ATGGCACCCAGTCGGGTGGGGCTCTACAACCCCGCGTTCGAACATGACGCGTGTGGGGTGGCCATGGTGGTCGATATCCATGGTCGGCGCAGTCGCGACATCGTCGATAAGTCGATTACGGCGCTACTCAACCTGGAGCATCGCGGCGCTGCCGGAGCCGAACCCAACAGCGGTGACGGCGCTGGGATCCTGATCCAGATTCCGGATCTATTCCTGCGTGCCGTAACCGATTTCGATCTTCCGCCCGAGGGCAGCTACGCCACCGGGATCGCATTTCTGCCGCAGTCGGCCAAAGAGTCGGCGGCAGCTTGTGTCGGCATGGAGAAGATCGTCGAGGCCGAGGGCCTCCAGGTGCTCGGCTGGCGCGAGGTGCCGATCGACGACTCGTCGTTGGGCGCGCTGGCTCGAGATGCGATGCCGACCTTCCGGCAGCTTTTCATCGGCGGTGCTTCCGACATGGCTCTGGAGCGCCGGGCCTACGTGGTGCGCAAGCGCGCCGAACATGAGCTGGGCAGCAAGGGGCCGGGCCAGGATGGACCGGGTCGGGAATCCGTCTATTTCCCAAGCCTTTCCAGCCGGACCATGGTGTACAAGGGCATGTTGACCACGCCGCAGCTCAAGGCGTTCTATCCCGACCTGGCCGACGAGCGGATGCAGAGCGCACTGGGCCTCGTGCATTCGCGGTTCTCCACCAACACGTTCCCGTCGTGGCCGTTGGCTCACCCGTTCCGGCGTATCGCACACAACGGTGAGATCAACACGGTCACCGGCAACGAGAACTGGATGCGCGCCCGGGAGGCGCTGATCCGCACCGACGTCTTCGGCTCCGAGGGCGGCCACCGTAGCGCCGACAAGCTGTTCCCGATCTGCACGCCGGGCGCCTCCGACACCGCCCGGTTCGACGAGGTGCTCGAACTGCTGCATCTGGGCGGCCGCAGCCTGCCGCACGCGGTGCTGATGATGATCCCGGAGGCCTGGGAACGGCACGAAAGCATGGATGGGCCTACCCGCGCTTTTTATGAGTACCACGACTCGCTCATGGAGCCCTGGGATGGCCCGGCCTCGATGACCTTCACCGACGGCACCGTGGTGGGTGCCGTGTTGGACCGCAACGGCCTGCGGCCGTCGCGTATTTGGGTCACCGAAGACGGGCTGGTGGTGATGGCGTCCGAGGCCGGTGTTCTCGACCTGGACCCCGCTACGGTGGTGCACCGACAGCGGCTGCAGCCGGGCAAGATGTTCCTGGTGGACACCGCCGCCGGGCGGATCATCTCCGATCGTGAGATCAAGTCGACGCTGGCCGCCGAACGGCCGTACCAGCAGTGGATCGATGAGTGCCTGATCGGAATCGGCGAGCTGCCCCCCGGCGATGCACCCCGGATGGAACGTCACCGGGTCCTGTTGCGGCAGCATATGTTCGGCTACACCTACGAAGAGCTCAACCTGGTGCTCGCGCCCATGGCGCGCTCCGGCGCTGAGCCCATCGGCTCCATGGGCACCGACACCCCGGTGGCGGTGCTCTCGGCGCGACCGCGGCTGCTGTTCGACTACTTTCAGCAGCTGTTCGCCCAGGTCACCAACCCGCCGTTGGACGCCATCCGCGAAGAGGTGATCACCAGCCTGCAAGGTGCGCTGGGCCCGGAAGGCGACCTGCTCAACACCGGTGAACCCACCTGGCGGCAGATCGTGCTGTCCCAGCCGATCCTGAGCAACTCCGAGCTGGCGAAGCTGCTGAAATTGAGCCCGGAACAGCGGATCGGTTCCCGGGGCCCGCACGGGTTGTCCACGGCCGTTATCAGCTGCCTCTATCCGCCCGCGGCGGGCGGTGCCGGGTTGCGCGCGGCGCTCAAGCAGGTGTGCGCCCGGGCCTCGGAGGCGATCGCCGAGGGTGCCAGCTTCTTGGTGATCTCCGACCGGGAATCCGACGAGACGATGGCCCCCATTCCGTCACTGCTGGCCACCGCGGCGGTGCATCACCACTTGGTCGCCGAGCGGACCCGCACCAAGGTGGGCCTGGTGGTGGAGTCCGGCGACGCCCGCGAGGTGCACCACATGGCGGCGCTGATCGGGTTCGGCGCCGCCGCGGTCAACCCGTATCTGGCGTTCGAGTCCGTCGAGGACATGCTCGACCGGGGCCTGATCGAAGGCCTCGATCGCGACAAGGCGTTGGCCAACTATGCCAAGGCCGCCGGCAAGGGCGTGCTGAAAGTCATGTCCAAGATGGGGATCTCGACGCGGGCGTCCTACACCGGGGCGCAGCTGTTCCAGCCGATCGGTATCTCGCAAGACGTTCTCGACGAGTACTTCACCGGCCTGTACTGCCCGATCGGTGGGATCACCCTCGACGACGTCGCCGCTGATGTCGCCGCCCGCCACGCGCTGGCCTACCTGGATCGCCCAGAAGAGCGGGCGCACCGCGAACTGCCGGTGGGCGGGGAGTACCAGTGGCGCCGTGAGGGCGAACACCACCTGTTCAACCCGGAGACGGTGTTCAAACTGCAGCACTCCACCCGTTCGGGCCAGTACACCGTCTTCAAGGAGTACACCAAGCTGGTCGACGACCAGAGTGAACGCCTGGCCACGCTGCGTGGTTTGTTGCGGTTCAAGGCCGGGGAGCGGCCACCGGTTCCGCTGGAGGAGGTGGAACCGGCCACCGAGATCGTCAAACGGTTCGCGACCGGCGCGATGAGTTACGGCTCGATCTCTGCCGAGGCACACGAAACCCTGGCGATCGCGATGAACCGGATCGGCGGCCGTTCCAACTGCGGTGAGGGCGGCGAGCATGCCAGCCGCTTCCTACCCGACGCCGACGGCTCCTGGCGGCGTAGCGCGATCAAGCAGGTCGCCTCGGCGCGTTTCGGCGTGACGAGCGAATACCTGGTCAACTGCACCGACCTGCAGATCAAGATCGCGCAGGGGGCCAAGCCCGGAGAGGGTGGTCAGCTGCCGGGCAACAAGGTGTACCCGTGGATCGCCGAGGTTCGGCATGCCACCCCGGGTGTCGGGCTGATCTCTCCGCCCCCGCACCACGACATCTACTCGATCGAGGACCTCAAGCAGCTGATCCACGACCTGAAGAACGCCAACCCGGAAGCCCGCATCCATGTGAAGCTGGTCGCCGAGAACGGTGTCGGAACGGTGGCGGCGGGAGTGTCCAAGGCGCACGCCGACGTGGTGTTGATCTCCGGCCATGACGGGGGCACCGGGGCGGCGCCGTTGACCTCGCTCAAGCACGCCGGAGCGCCGTGGGAGTTGGGGCTGGCCGAAACCCAGCAGACCTTGCTGCTCAACGGACTTCGGGACCGGATCGTGGTGCAGGTGGATGGCCAGCTCAAGACCGGGCGCGACGTGGTGATCGCGGCGCTGCTGGGAGCCGAGGAATTCGGCTTCGCCACCGCGCCGTTGGTGGTGTCGGGCTGCATCATGATGCGGGTCTGTCACCTGGACACCTGCCCGGTGGGCGTGGCAACTCAGAACCCGGAATTGCGTGAACGGTTCAGCGGACAACCGGAGTTCGTCGAGAACTTCTTCTGGTTCATCGCCGAAGAGGTGCGCGAGTACCTTGCGGCCTTGGGATTCCGCACCATCAACGAGGCAGTCGGGCAGGTGAATGCGCTGGATACCACGCTGGCCCGCGCGCACTGGAAGGCCCACAAGCTCGACCTCGGGCCGGTCCTGCATGAACCGGAGTCAGCGTTCATGAACCAGGACCTGTACTGCACCTCCGGTCAGGATCACGGTCTAGACAAAGCCTTGGACCAGCAGCTGATCGTTATGAGCCGTGAGGCGCTCGATGCGGGCACCCCGGTCAAGTTCACCAGTGCGATATCAAACGTGAACCGGACCGTCGGCACCATGCTCGGCTATGAGGTCACCAAAGCCTATGGTGCCCAGGGGTTGCCGAATGGAACCATTGACATCACCTTCACCGGGTCGGCCGGCAACAGCTTCGGGGCATTTCTGCCGCCGGGGATAAACCTGCGGGTCTTTGGCGACGCCAACGACTACGTCGCCAAGGGGCTGTCCGGTGGCCGGATCGTGGTCCGCCCCCCGCTGGATGCGCCCGACGGCTACGTCGCGGAGGAAAACATCATCGGCGGCAACGTGATTCTGTTCGGCGCCACGTCCGGCGAGGTGTTCCTGCGCGGGGTGGTCGGGGAACGGTTCGCAGTCCGCAACTCCGGTGCGATAGCAGTGGTCGAGGGAGTCGGCGACCACGGCTGTGAGTACATGACCGGGGGCAAAGTGGTGGTGCTGGGCCCGACCGGGCGCAATTTCGCCGCCGGGATGTCCGGGGGCGTGGCCTACGTCTACGACCCGGACCGGCAGCTGGGCGACCGGCTGAACACCGAGATGGTGGACCTGGACACATTCGACGATTTCGACGCCGACGATGTGGCCTGGCTGCGTGACGTGCTGGCGGCTCACGCCGCCGCCACCGACTCGGTACCCGCCCGCGCGATCCTGGCCGATTGGGCCAACCGCGGAAGGGACTTCGTCAAAGTGATGCCGCGCGACTACCGGCGGGTGCTCGTCGCGGTCGCCGAGGCGAAAGCCAGTGGCACAGATCCTGAGGAGGCAATTATGGCGGCGGCTCATGGCTGA
- a CDS encoding MinD/ParA family ATP-binding protein, whose translation MNADDDFLRQRMPPQQQQPGPWTPPPQQQPPQQPPQPPLPAPMPRPQPARGWRRMVLSATLGLVNLGPSPAEREEMAYQVAIRSLPNGSYKVGVLGKGGVGKTTVAASVGSVFAALRRADHVVAVDADTAFGRLGSRIDPRATSSYWDLAADQSMQSFADISSRVGANAAGLYVLVGEPAAGSRRILDAALYREAALRLDRHFTISIIDCGSTMDSPVTQEALRDLDALIVVSSPWADGAGAAAKTMEWLADRGQGGLLQRTVVVLNDSDGHADRRTRSALTAQFLQHGQAVVEVPFDPHLRPGGVIDVMSEMAPATRRRFLQIAAIVAHYFASRPRGRDAKPGRTQST comes from the coding sequence ATGAACGCAGACGACGACTTTCTGCGGCAGCGGATGCCGCCGCAGCAGCAACAGCCGGGACCCTGGACGCCGCCTCCCCAGCAGCAACCGCCGCAGCAACCGCCGCAACCCCCACTGCCGGCCCCCATGCCGCGGCCGCAGCCGGCCCGTGGCTGGCGGCGCATGGTCCTGTCCGCGACGCTGGGGTTGGTCAACCTGGGCCCGTCACCGGCCGAGCGGGAAGAAATGGCCTACCAGGTGGCCATCCGATCCCTGCCCAACGGAAGCTACAAAGTCGGCGTACTCGGAAAGGGCGGGGTCGGCAAGACGACCGTGGCGGCCAGCGTCGGGTCAGTGTTCGCCGCACTGCGCCGGGCCGACCACGTAGTGGCCGTGGACGCCGACACCGCGTTCGGCCGGCTCGGCAGCCGCATTGACCCGCGCGCCACCAGCTCCTACTGGGATCTGGCCGCCGATCAGAGCATGCAGTCGTTCGCCGACATCAGCAGCCGGGTCGGCGCCAACGCGGCGGGGCTCTACGTCCTGGTGGGCGAGCCCGCCGCGGGAAGTCGCCGGATCCTTGACGCGGCGTTGTACCGGGAGGCTGCGCTGCGCCTGGACCGGCACTTCACCATCTCGATCATCGATTGTGGTTCGACGATGGACTCGCCGGTGACCCAGGAGGCCCTGCGTGACCTGGACGCCCTGATCGTGGTCTCTTCGCCGTGGGCGGACGGTGCCGGCGCGGCCGCCAAGACCATGGAATGGCTGGCCGACCGCGGCCAGGGTGGGCTGCTGCAGCGCACCGTGGTGGTGCTCAACGACTCCGACGGCCATGCCGACCGCCGCACCCGCTCCGCATTGACGGCGCAGTTCCTGCAGCACGGCCAGGCGGTCGTTGAGGTGCCCTTCGACCCGCACCTGCGCCCGGGCGGGGTCATCGACGTGATGAGCGAGATGGCACCGGCAACCCGCCGCCGATTCCTACAGATCGCCGCGATCGTCGCGCACTACTTCGCGTCCCGACCCCGGGGGCGGGACGCGAAGCCGGGCCGAACTCAGAGCACGTAG
- the glnA gene encoding type I glutamate--ammonia ligase, which translates to MAADIFKLVADESVEYVDIRFCDLPGVMQHFSIPAEAFDESVFEDGLAFDGSSIRGFQSIHESDMLLLPDPETARIDPFRAAKTLNLNFFVHDPFTREPYSRDPRNIARKAESYLTSTGIADTAYFGAEAEFYIFDSVSFDSQINGSFHKVDSVAGWWNTGRTTEADGSPNLGYKVRPKGGYFPVAPTDQYVDLRDAMSTNLTNAGFTVERGHHEVGTGGQTEINYKFNTLLHAADDLMLFKYIIKNTAWAHGKTVTFMPKPLFGDNGSGMHVHQSVWQDGEPLFYDEIGYAGLSDTARHYIGGILHHAPSLLAFTNPTINSYKRLVPGYEAPINLVYSQRNRSACVRIPITGTNPKAKRLEFRCPDSSGNPYLAFSAMLMAGIDGIKNKIEPAAPVDKDLYDLPADEAAAISQAPTTLAEVMDNLEADHEYLTEGGVFTPDVIQTWISYKRDNEITPVNLRPHPYEFALYYDC; encoded by the coding sequence ATGGCCGCCGACATTTTCAAGCTCGTCGCCGACGAGTCAGTCGAGTACGTCGACATTCGATTCTGCGACCTGCCGGGGGTTATGCAGCATTTCTCGATCCCGGCGGAAGCGTTCGATGAAAGTGTGTTCGAGGATGGGCTCGCCTTCGACGGTTCGTCGATCCGCGGCTTCCAGTCCATCCATGAGTCGGACATGCTGCTGCTGCCCGACCCGGAAACCGCCCGCATCGATCCGTTCCGGGCCGCAAAGACGCTGAACCTCAACTTTTTCGTCCACGACCCGTTCACTCGGGAGCCCTATTCTCGCGACCCGCGCAACATCGCGCGCAAGGCCGAGAGCTACCTCACCAGCACCGGCATCGCCGACACCGCTTACTTCGGCGCCGAAGCCGAGTTCTACATCTTCGACTCCGTGAGCTTCGACTCACAGATCAACGGCTCTTTCCACAAAGTGGATTCGGTCGCCGGCTGGTGGAACACCGGCCGCACAACCGAAGCCGACGGCAGCCCCAACCTCGGATATAAGGTTCGCCCCAAGGGCGGCTATTTCCCGGTCGCGCCGACCGATCAATACGTTGATCTGCGCGACGCAATGTCGACCAACCTCACCAACGCCGGATTCACCGTCGAACGCGGCCACCACGAGGTCGGCACCGGCGGGCAAACGGAGATCAACTACAAGTTCAACACCCTGCTGCATGCCGCTGACGATCTGATGTTGTTCAAATACATCATCAAGAACACCGCCTGGGCGCACGGCAAGACGGTTACTTTCATGCCCAAACCGCTTTTCGGGGACAACGGTTCAGGTATGCACGTGCACCAGTCGGTATGGCAGGACGGTGAGCCGCTGTTCTACGACGAGATCGGCTATGCCGGACTGTCCGACACCGCCAGGCACTACATCGGCGGCATCCTGCACCACGCGCCGTCGCTGCTGGCGTTCACCAACCCCACCATCAACTCCTACAAGCGACTGGTTCCGGGTTACGAGGCACCGATCAACCTGGTCTACAGCCAGCGCAACCGTTCGGCCTGCGTGCGCATCCCGATCACCGGCACCAACCCCAAGGCCAAGCGGCTGGAGTTCCGCTGCCCGGACTCCTCCGGCAACCCCTACCTGGCGTTCTCGGCCATGTTGATGGCCGGCATCGACGGCATCAAGAACAAGATCGAACCGGCCGCGCCGGTCGACAAGGACCTCTACGACCTGCCGGCCGACGAGGCGGCGGCGATCTCACAGGCCCCCACCACACTGGCCGAGGTGATGGACAACCTCGAGGCCGACCACGAATACCTCACCGAAGGTGGGGTTTTCACCCCGGACGTGATCCAGACCTGGATCAGCTACAAGCGGGACAACGAGATCACCCCCGTCAACCTGCGTCCGCACCCCTACGAGTTCGCCCTCTATTACGACTGCTGA